The Panicum virgatum strain AP13 chromosome 5K, P.virgatum_v5, whole genome shotgun sequence genome has a window encoding:
- the LOC120708833 gene encoding probable anion transporter 7 — MGGQQVLAWLRVLKKNSVLHLRSLMTRMKFPKRYVIVLLTFICTNVCYIERVGFSIAYTVAADAIGVNQANKGMILSMFYYGYVLSQIPGGWAAQRIGGRRVLLLSFILWSLICGLIPLDPNRVTILVLSRLFVGVAQGFIFPAIHTVLAQWVPPQERSRSVSLTTSGMYLGAACGMLFFPSLVKNMGPQSVFFVEAVLGVVWSVIWLKFSSDPPRTDLPKVSMPKVASRDTIKAQAGGVVAPRTVKIPWRRIIFSLPVWAIVVNNFTFHYALYVLMNWLPTYFELGLQLSLQDMGSAKMLPYFNMFIFSNIGGVVADHLITRRILSVTKTRKLLNTIGFVVSAFALMALPLFSTPSGTVMCSALSLGFLALGRAGFAVNHMDVAPKFAGIVMGVSNTAGTLAGIVGVGLTGYILEGAKASNKDLTSSETWKTVFFVPAYLCIFSSVIFLAFSTGEKVFE, encoded by the coding sequence ATGGGAGGTCAGCAAGTTCTGGCCTGGCTAAGAGTGTTAAAGAAAAACAGtgtgcttcatcttagatcatTAATGACGAGGATGAAGTTTCCAAAACGATATGTGATAGTATTGCTGACATTCATCTGCACAAATGTTTGCTACATTGAGCGAGTTGGTTTCTCCATTGCTTACACTGTCGCTGCCGATGCCATCGGTGTGAATCAAGCAAACAAGGGCATGATACTCTCTATGTTCTATTATGGTTATGTTTTATCACAGATTCCTGGTGGGTGGGCAGCACAGAGAATAGGAGGTAGACGTGTTCTGTTACTGTCATTCATATTATGGTCCTTGATATGTGGTTTAATTCCACTTGATCCCAACAGAGTAACCATTCTGGTTCTGTCTCGCCTATTTGTTGGTGTAGCACAAGGTTTCATATTTCCTGCCATTCACACTGTTCTAGCGCAGTGGGTGCCACCACAGGAGCGCTCTCGCTCAGTATCTCTTACTACCTCAGGGATGTATCTTGGTGCAGCCTGTGGCATGCTTTTTTTCCCAAGTCTGGTGAAGAATATGGGTCCCCAGTCAGTTTTCTTTGTTGAAGCAGTATTGGGAGTAGTATGGTCTGTGATATGGTTGAAATTTTCCAGTGACCCACCTCGCACTGATCTTCCAAAGGTATCAATGCCAAAAGTGGCATCTCGAGACACGATCAAGGCACAAGCAGGAGGGGTTGTCGCACCTCGCACTGTAAAGATCCCATGGCGAAGGATAATCTTCAGTCTACCTGTTTGGGCAATTGTTGTGAACAACTTCACCTTCCATTATGCCCTGTATGTTCTTATGAATTGGCTCCCTACCTACTTTGAGCTAGGCCTTCAGCTTAGCCTCCAGGATATGGGTTCCGCAAAGATGCTTCCCTATTTCAACATGTTCATTTTCTCCAATATCGGTGGTGTGGTTGCTGATCACTTGATTACAAGGAGGATTTTATCTGTTACCAAGACAAGGAAGCTTctgaataccatcgggtttgTTGTCTCAGCATTTGCACTCATGGCCCTTCCTTTGTTCAGTACACCCTCAGGCACTGTAATGTGTTCAGCGCTATCTCTTGGTTTTCTGGCTCTAGGAAGAGCAGGGTTTGCTGTAAACCATATGGATGTTGCTCCAAAGTTTGCAGGAATAGTAATGGGGGTCTCAAATACGGCGGGGACACTGGCTGGAATTGTTGGTGTCGGCCTCACCGGGTATATTCTGGAGGGAGCAAAGGCTTCTAACAAGGATCTAACAAGCTCAGAAACCTGGAAAACAGTGTTCTTTGTTCCAGCATACCTTTGTATTTTTAGTTCTGTCATTTTTTTGGCCTTCTCAACCGGTGAAAAGGTCTTCGAATAA
- the LOC120708834 gene encoding disease resistance protein PIK6-NP-like, with the protein MEATALSVGKSVVSGALGYAKSAVAEEAALQLGVQRDQAFVRDELEMMQAFLMAAHEERDDDKHRVLMAWVKQVRDVAYDAEDNLQDFSVHLNLRSPWRRLRARRRVARRMKDLRARVEDVSQRNLRYQLVKTAAASSSTAATAAAGDLSSSSATAAAVFGVDEARRAAKRDERPRLDLADLITVETEDLRVIAVWGTGGDLGQTSIINAAYENPGIKNRFPCRAWVRVTRPFDPNEFVQSLVKQFRPAAGVGVLLGREKTGPELAAEFAGHVNEKSYLIVLNDLNAFEEWNVIKACFPNNKKGSRIIVGTPQVEVASLCAGQESQVLELKQLSAGQTIYAFCDKDYQDQTKLPMPNAATTSNDSMVPTNEILGNESNVGDEKKVITKRLTRIRTIASDLEESQIIGREKERMDIVKLMSNQSTQELPVISVWGMGGIGKTTLVKYVYQSQKIIDMFEKTVCVMVMRPFNIKELLKSLILQLLDVAIDFGGRIRKELTVMGVEELMKELARLLQGKRCLIVLDDLSSTAEWDLIKQSFPKMENTSCIIVTTREEKIAKHCSVKRENTYKLEILEDKDALDLFTRKVFKEAINLDKHPELNEQAKLILKKCSGLPLAIVTMGGFLANQPKTAMEWRKLNEHISAELEMNPELRSIRTVLQKSYDGLPYHLKSCFLYMSIFPEDQKVSRRRLIWRWAAEGYSREFRDSSSEEIADGYFVELIERSMILPSRESIHSRKEIDCCQVHDLMREIAVSNSEEENLVFSLEEGCSSNPHGMVRHLAIGRDWEGGKGEFESLVDLSHVRSLTVFGRWRPFFISDKMRFLRVLDLEGTLGLLDHHLEHIGKLLHLRYLSVRGCNDIVRLPDSLGNLSQLEALDVAFTSILKLPKAITKLRKLKYLRAASVEQDDDDGFKSIVQGMPYLLRNKLCILTVSLLGLCVGCCSPKLLNERTKTAVGDLNRCDVWNFFCCAMIPVMMFNQGPTRVPRGIRKLKALHTLGMVNVAWDKAILQDIGRLTRLLKLAVTGISKKNGKELCSVIANLGCLESLLVQSRGDAGLQGCLDAMLSPPKNLQSLKLYGNLVRLPEWISGLHNLVKLTLRSSRISEPGATMEALGKLPNLASLRLWAKSFQGEELRLSFCPEAFPSLTVLSLINIDGLKSVEFKEGAMLMLQMLWFQDRCEEADAGLFSGLSFLPNLKEFMLHKQTHKDSFMEDVRGQLNKNQNGPVLKRWQ; encoded by the exons atggaggcgacggcgcTGAGCGTGGGCAAGTCCGTGGTGAGCGGCGCGCTCGGGTATGCCAAGTCCGCcgtcgcggaggaggcggcCCTGCAGCTCGGCGTCCAGCGTGACCAGGCCTTCGTCCGCGACGAGCTCGAGATGATGCAGGCCTTCCTCATGGCCGCGCACGAGGAGCGCGACGACGACAAGCACCGGGTGCTCATGGCCTGGGTCAAGCAGGTCCGCGACGTCGCCTACGACGCCGAGGACAACCTCCAGGACTTCTCCGTCCATCTCAACCTGAGGTCACCGTGGCGGCGCCTGCGAGCGCGGCGCCGCGTCGCCAGGAGGATGAAGGACCTGAGGGCCCGGGTCGAGGACGTCAGCCAGAGGAACCTGCGCTACCAGCTCGTCAagaccgccgccgcgtcgtcgtcgacggccgccaccgccgccgccggcgacctgtCGTCCAGCAgcgcgacggccgcggcggtgTTCGGCGTCGACGAGGCGCGGCGCGCCGCGAAGCGCGACGAGAGGCCAAGGCTGGACCTCGCCGACCTCATCACCGTGGAAACCGAAGACCTCAGAGTGATCGCCGTGTGGGGGACAGGCGGCGACCTCGGGCAGACGTCCATCATCAACGCGGCCTACGAGAACCCAGGGATCAAAAACAGGTTCCCATGCCGGGCGTGGGTACGCGTCACGCGTCCCTTCGATCCGAACGAGTTCGTCCAGAGCTTGGTGAAGCAgttccggccggccgccggggtTGGCGTTCTGCTGGGGAGAGAGAAGACCGGGCCGGAGTTGGCGGCGGAGTTCGCCGGACATGTGAACGAGAAGAGCTACCTGATTGTGCTTAATGACCTGAATGCCTTTGAGGAGTGGAATGTGATCAAGGCATGCTTCCCAAACAACAAGAAAGGGAGCCGAATCATAGTGGGCACGCCACAGGTTGAAGTTGCAAGCCTGTGTGCAGGGCAGGAGAGCCAGGTATTGGAGCTCAAGCAGTTGTCAGCTGGTCAGACTATCTATGCTTTCTGTGATAAG GATTATCAGGATCAAACAAAATTACCAATGCCAAATGCAGCAACAACAAGTAATGACTCAATGGTACCCACCAATGAGATACTTGGGAACGAATCGAATGTTGGCGATGAGAAGAAGGTGATCACAAAGCGCCTCACTCGCATCAGAACTATAGCAAGTGATTTGGAGGAATCTCAAATTATCGGTcgagagaaagaaaggatgGACATCGTCAAACTCATGTCAAATCAATCTACTCAAGAACTTCCAGTGATCTCTGTGTGGGGAATGGGCGGTATCGGAAAAACCACTCTAGTGAAATATGTTTACCAAAGCCAAAAAATTATTGACATGTTTGAGAAGACTGTTTGTGTCATGGTGATGCGTCCTTTCAATATCAAGGAGCTTCTTAAGAGCTTAATTTTGCAACTACTAGATGTAGCAATTGATTTCGGGGGTCGCATAAGAAAAGAATTAACTGTGATGGGAGTTGAAGAATTGATGAAAGAGCTGGCAAGGCTCTTACAAGGAAAGAGGTGCCTAATTGTTCTTGATGATTTGTCATCTACTGCAGAGTGGGACTTGATAAAACAGAGTTTCCCTAAAATGGAAAATACAAGTTGTATCATAGTCACGACAAGAGAAGAAAAAATTGCGAAGCATTGTTCAGTGAAAAGAGAAAACACATACAagcttgaaattcttgaagacAAGGATGCACTTGACCTTTTCACAAGAAAG GTATTTAAGGAGGCCATCAATTTGGATAAGCATCCGGAACTTAATGAACAAGCAAAACTGATATTGAAAAAGTGCAGTGGACTTCCCCTTGCAATAGTTACCATGGGTGGCTTCTTGGCAAACCAGCCAAAAACTGCTATGGAGTGGAGAAAATTGAATGAGCATATTAGTGCCGAGTTGGAGATGAACCCAGAGCTCAGATCCATAAGAACAGTACTTCAAAAAAGTTATGATGGTTTACCCTATCATCTTAAGTCCTGTTTCTTGTACATGTCCATCTTCCCTGAGGACCAGAAGGTTAGCCGAAGGCGTTTGATATGGAGATGGGCTGCAGAAGGTTACTCAAGGGAGTTTCGGGACAGCTCCTCAGAAGAAATAGCTGACGGATACTTCGTGGAACTAATAGAAAGGAGCATGATCCTACCATCTCGGGAATCAATTCATAGTAGAAAAGAAATTGACTGTTGCCAAGTCCATGACCTGATGCGTGAAATCGCCGTCTCAAACTCGGAAGAGGAAAACCTTGTGTTTAGCCTGGAGGAAGGTTGCAGCTCAAATCCCCACGGCATGGTTCGTCATCTTGCCATAGGCAGAGATTGGGagggaggcaagggtgagtttGAGAGTCTAGTGGACCTGTCCCATGTACGCTCACTGACAGTGTTTGGGAGATGGAGACCATTTTTTATCTCTGACAAGATGAGGTTTCTGCGTGTGCTGGACCTGGAAGGTACGTTAGGGCTGTTGGATCATCACCTTGAGCACATTGGGAAGCTTCTTCACCTCAGATACCTTTCTGTAAGAGGATGCAACGATATTGTTAGGCTACCAGATTCCTTGGGCAATCTTTCACAACTTGAGGCACTAGATGTTGCATTCACATCGATATTGAAGCTGCCAAAGGCCATCACCAAGCTAAGGAAGCTCAAGTATCTCCGTGCTGCATCCGTCGAGCAGGATGACGACGATGGTTTCAAATCAATTGTACAAGGCATGCCGTACTTACTGCGTAACAAGCTGTGCATCCTGACAGTGTCCTTGCTGGGACTTTGTGTGGGATGCTGCTCACCAAAACTCCTTAATGAGCGTACAAAGACTGCGGTTGGTGATCTGAACAGGTGTGATGTATGGAACTTCTTCTGCTGCGCCATGATCCCTGTCATGATGTTCAACCAAGGCCCAACTCGAGTGCCAAGAGGTATCAGGAAGCTGAAGGCGCTCCACACGCTGGGCATGGTGAACGTGGCATGGGACAAGGCGATCCTGCAGGACATAGGAAGGCTCACCCGGCTGCTCAAGCTAGCGGTGACAGGCATCAGCAAGAAGAACGGCAAAGAGTTGTGCTCAGTCATTGCCAATCTTGGCTGTCTGGAGTCACTTTTAGTGCAGTCTCGAGGCGATGCAGGTTTGCAGGGCTGCTTGGACGCCATGCTGTCCCCTCCGAAAAACCTGCAGAGCCTGAAGTTGTATGGGAATCTGGTGAGGCTACCGGAATGGATCAGTGGACTCCATAACCTCGTGAAGCTAACGCTGAGGAGCTCCAGGATATCGGAGCCTGGTGCCACCATGGAAGCCCTTGGCAAGCTGCCGAACTTGGCCAGCCTGCGCCTGTGGGCGAAGTCGTTCCAGGGAGAAGAGCTCCGACTGAGCTTCTGCCCGGAGGCCTTCCCGAGCCTGACGGTTTTGTCGCTGATCAACATAGACGGCCTCAAATCAGTGGAGTTCAAAGAAGGGGCGATGCTTATGCTTCAGATGTTGTGGTTTCAGGATAGGTGTGAGGAAGCCGATGCAGGCTTGTTTTCTGGGCTGTCGTTTCTACCAAATCTCAAGGAATTCATGCTGCACAAACAGACACACAAGGACAGCTTCATGGAAGACGTGCGAGGCCAACTTAACAAGAATCAAAATGGGCCTGTTCTGAAGAGGTGGCAGTGA
- the LOC120708835 gene encoding uncharacterized protein LOC120708835 has translation MASSAGDRFLRQLSASNGYDYDTGCGLQQEYGGGGRRGSRRWSKKLAAAARGYGVKQGEASAARKRVMVVVDESSGGKHAMMWALTHVASKGDFLTLLHVLPHSGSGRGEEASSLANSLGTLCKASRPEVEVEALVIQGPKLATVLSQVKKLEASVLVLSQSKPSPYCWLGCLLRSSSEEFVEQCINQAECLTLAVRKQSKGVGGYLISTRWQKNFWLLA, from the exons ATGGCGAGCAGCGCGGGGGACCGCTTCCTCAGGCAGCTGAGCGCCAGCAACGGCTACGACTACGACACGGGCTGCGGGCTTCAGCAGgagtacggcggcggcggaaggaggGGCTCGCGGCGGTGGTCCAAgaagctggccgccgccgcgaggggcTACGGCGTGAAGCAGGGGGAGGCCTCCGCGGCGAGGAAGcgggtgatggtggtggtggacgaGAGCTCCGGCGGCAAGCACGCCATGATGTGGGCGCTCACCCACGTCGCCAGCAAGGGGGACTTCCTCACGCTGCTCCACGTCCTGCCGCACTCCGGCAGCGGCAGGGGCGAGGaggcctcctccctcgccaaCTCGCTCGGCACGCTCTGCAAGGCCAGCAGGCCCGAG GTGGAGGTTGAAGCGCTTGTGATCCAAGGGCCCAAACTGGCCACCGTGCTCAGCCAGGTGAAGAAGCTGGAGGCCTCCGTGCTGGTCCTCAGCCAGAGCAAGCCATCTCCCTACTGCTGGCTAGGCTG CCTCCTGCGGAGCAGTAGCGAGGAGTTTGTGGAGCAGTGCATCAACCAGGCGGAGTGCCTGACGCTGGCGGTGAGGAAGCAGAGCAAGGGCGTCGGTGGGTACCTCATCAGCACCCGGTGGCAGAAGAACTTCTGGCTCCTGGCCTGA